The following proteins come from a genomic window of Crateriforma spongiae:
- a CDS encoding glucuronyl esterase domain-containing protein, with protein MQLGQNRKQRRFMRINPRRIEHPIHPFVARMDDTHYANLPANDSRTQEASMRIHITLMFVLLASVKLFAQDVPLVYDVEHMGAKFDAPVFPDYEKLPVVRPLPDPFAWSDGSGRSTDFRDWSRRRSEIKAEIEHYGIGQKPPRPKNITADFKDSTLTVNVTENGETLVLTARVRLPEGDGPFPAVIGIGFGGGSGSLPSDIFANRNVAMIGFNFSQVMSHTQKRGQEPINRLYPDLNHIGAYSAWPWGISRIIDGLELVEGVLPIDRKHLAVTGCSFAGKMALFAGAFDERIALTIAQESGGGGAAAWRVSETLGNVETLGKTSRAWFLEDMFRFGNSVERLPYDHHELMAMVAPRALLVLGNPDYEWLADESGYVSCRAAHEVWKKFGIADRFGFSIVAGHQHCQLPDSQRPEVEAFVDRFLLGKKGVDTVVVKHPFGDLEHTMWYDGWTTGKSTFPTPDSTRVETLSFEAEDLKRGTDWLVANDEKASGGKYVTIKSGMNSPQAAPSGVAATLTVPFTTKENSKYHLFARVNCPSADDDSFWIKVDDGKFEPANGLGTTGWEWVKLGSMILKPGEHTLALAYREDGALLDKIVFTTYPFGPAALESNVAAPGGL; from the coding sequence TTGCAGCTGGGACAAAATAGGAAGCAAAGACGCTTTATGCGAATCAACCCTCGTCGAATTGAACATCCGATTCATCCTTTCGTGGCGAGGATGGACGACACGCACTATGCAAATCTTCCGGCAAACGACAGTCGCACTCAGGAAGCGAGTATGAGAATCCATATCACACTGATGTTTGTTTTATTGGCGTCGGTAAAACTGTTCGCCCAGGACGTGCCGCTGGTTTATGACGTTGAGCATATGGGGGCAAAGTTCGACGCGCCCGTGTTTCCCGATTATGAAAAACTGCCAGTTGTCCGCCCGTTGCCTGATCCTTTCGCCTGGTCCGATGGAAGCGGTCGTTCGACGGACTTCCGAGACTGGAGTCGACGGCGGTCGGAGATCAAAGCCGAGATTGAACATTACGGGATCGGACAGAAACCGCCTCGCCCGAAAAACATCACAGCGGATTTCAAAGACAGCACTCTGACGGTCAACGTCACGGAGAATGGCGAAACCTTGGTCCTGACGGCGCGTGTTCGTCTGCCCGAAGGTGACGGACCGTTTCCAGCAGTCATTGGAATCGGGTTTGGTGGCGGCAGCGGGAGCCTTCCGTCCGACATTTTTGCCAATCGCAACGTCGCGATGATTGGTTTCAATTTCAGCCAAGTGATGTCGCACACTCAGAAGCGAGGTCAGGAACCGATCAATCGGCTGTACCCTGATTTGAATCACATCGGCGCGTACAGCGCGTGGCCGTGGGGAATCAGCCGGATCATCGACGGCTTGGAACTTGTGGAAGGAGTACTTCCAATTGATCGCAAACATCTCGCGGTCACTGGCTGTTCCTTCGCCGGAAAGATGGCGCTGTTTGCTGGGGCCTTTGATGAAAGAATTGCACTGACCATCGCACAAGAATCCGGCGGAGGCGGCGCGGCAGCGTGGCGTGTTTCCGAAACGCTGGGGAACGTTGAAACGCTGGGGAAAACTAGTCGTGCCTGGTTCCTTGAAGACATGTTCCGCTTCGGGAATTCCGTTGAAAGACTTCCGTATGACCATCACGAACTGATGGCAATGGTGGCTCCACGCGCATTGCTAGTGCTTGGCAATCCCGATTATGAATGGCTGGCCGATGAATCTGGATACGTTTCCTGCCGCGCTGCTCACGAAGTGTGGAAAAAGTTTGGCATCGCCGATCGCTTTGGATTCTCGATCGTCGCCGGACACCAGCACTGTCAACTTCCTGACAGTCAGCGTCCGGAAGTCGAAGCATTCGTCGACAGATTTCTTTTGGGAAAGAAGGGTGTCGACACGGTCGTCGTAAAGCATCCGTTCGGCGATCTTGAACACACGATGTGGTACGACGGATGGACCACCGGCAAGTCGACATTCCCGACGCCCGATTCGACCCGCGTGGAAACGCTGTCCTTCGAGGCGGAAGACCTGAAACGCGGAACCGACTGGCTGGTCGCAAACGACGAAAAGGCGTCAGGCGGGAAATACGTGACCATCAAGTCCGGTATGAACAGCCCCCAAGCGGCTCCATCCGGCGTAGCCGCAACACTGACCGTTCCATTCACGACGAAAGAAAACTCGAAGTACCATTTATTTGCTCGAGTCAATTGCCCGTCGGCCGATGATGATTCGTTCTGGATCAAAGTCGACGATGGGAAGTTTGAACCAGCGAACGGATTGGGAACAACCGGCTGGGAATGGGTCAAGCTGGGTAGCATGATTCTGAAGCCCGGCGAGCACACACTGGCCCTCGCCTACCGCGAAGACGGCGCGTTGCTCGACAAAATCGTATTCACGACCTACCCGTTTGGCCCGGCAGCGCTGGAATCAAATGTCGCGGCGCCAGGCGGTCTTTGA
- a CDS encoding DUF5658 family protein codes for MLTSQTFRSRLTPTLLISFAALLVAPTADAVEVAYRRDAKTVANSGLLFLDGQYIAPPYAVGWDLQSGLIVNGHELGRQYLGKPVEASPAGDSGSIPQRRRFFARMRSNRVQTLQQLSEIINATLLGDARSVVVLEKGCHPILLDSYEGSPELLLAIHTRTLGASLDEMLDSIVLTDSDRAHLAQFVTDLEITPELDDRVRYALDISDQIVLMNESNTEKTAVLDQYTYPLTIFAMICVACGFGHLLQHKPVLESTGDPQTDSSRQRTIVMRSLLIFVFLSAVDLIWTMLASHTGSMRELNPLGNGLLSNPTHLIAFKSAVVMMSAGILYVLHQRSVAQMASWWGCLVLTLLTARWLIFNSMFM; via the coding sequence ATGTTGACGAGTCAAACATTCCGGTCGCGGCTGACCCCGACGCTGTTGATCAGTTTTGCCGCCCTGCTGGTCGCACCCACCGCCGATGCGGTGGAGGTTGCCTATCGCAGGGACGCCAAGACGGTGGCTAATTCGGGTCTCTTGTTTCTGGACGGCCAGTACATCGCGCCGCCTTATGCGGTGGGTTGGGATCTTCAATCCGGCTTGATCGTCAATGGTCACGAACTGGGCCGACAGTATCTGGGAAAGCCGGTGGAGGCATCGCCGGCCGGTGATTCCGGCTCAATACCGCAGCGGCGTCGCTTTTTCGCCCGAATGCGCAGCAACCGCGTTCAAACGTTGCAGCAGTTAAGCGAAATCATCAATGCCACCTTGTTGGGTGATGCTCGGTCTGTCGTCGTCCTTGAAAAAGGCTGCCACCCAATCTTGTTGGATTCTTATGAAGGATCGCCGGAATTGCTGTTGGCGATTCACACCCGCACGCTCGGTGCTTCCTTGGACGAAATGTTGGATTCGATCGTTCTGACCGATTCGGATCGTGCACACTTGGCGCAGTTCGTTACCGATTTGGAAATCACGCCGGAGCTGGATGATCGAGTTCGTTACGCGTTGGACATCTCGGATCAAATCGTTTTGATGAACGAATCGAATACGGAAAAGACGGCCGTGTTGGATCAATACACTTATCCGCTGACGATTTTTGCGATGATCTGTGTCGCTTGTGGGTTCGGGCACTTGCTGCAACACAAACCGGTCTTGGAATCCACCGGTGATCCGCAAACCGATTCGTCACGCCAGCGTACGATCGTCATGCGATCCCTGTTGATCTTTGTGTTCTTGTCGGCGGTTGATTTGATTTGGACGATGTTGGCGTCGCACACCGGTTCGATGCGTGAACTGAATCCGCTGGGCAATGGTTTGTTAAGCAATCCGACGCACTTGATCGCGTTCAAATCTGCCGTGGTGATGATGTCGGCGGGGATTTTGTATGTGCTGCATCAACGATCGGTCGCACAGATGGCATCCTGGTGGGGGTGTTTGGTGCTGACGTTGTTGACCGCCCGTTGGTTGATCTTCAACTCGATGTTCATGTAG
- a CDS encoding sulfatase family protein, protein MKPSASLDNNIVPTALHRHVRSNQGVVSLVCCLVVLGLGGPLASAQSADPPNVIVIMADDLGYGDVSCYGHAALETPHIDRLAAEGLRFTSGYCSASTCTPTRYSFLTGTYAFREDGTGIAPPNSPALIPAGTTTIASLMKSAGYHTAVIGKWHLGLGTKDAGPDWNGKLSPGPLEIGFDHCFLLPTTNDRVPQVYVQDHHVLNLDPADPLWVGQKKPSPDHPTGISHRDTLKMDWSHGHNSTIHNGISRIGFYTGGHAARFRDEDLSDRWVSESKQWIKDHQSEPFFLFFASHDLHVPRAVHERFQGTSGLGPRGDAIVELDWCVGELISTLKDLQLDQKTMVVFCSDNGPVLDDGYKDDAIEKLGDHDPNGPFTGGKYNVYEGGTRTPLITWWPGTIRPGVSDKIVCTVDLAASCAAMAGVALPDDACLDSFDVSDALLGADDAQGRQSLVQQDNGKGDNYGYRVGDWKLVRADSKKANNIHLRLVRDPIPQFQLFNLADDPGETNNVIDQHPDVAQRMKAELAELIAAGRSRP, encoded by the coding sequence ATGAAACCATCCGCATCACTTGACAACAACATTGTCCCCACCGCCTTGCACCGGCACGTCCGGTCTAACCAGGGCGTCGTATCGCTGGTGTGCTGCCTTGTGGTCCTGGGCTTGGGCGGTCCCCTGGCGTCGGCCCAGTCGGCGGATCCACCCAATGTCATCGTGATCATGGCCGACGACTTGGGATACGGCGACGTTTCCTGTTACGGGCACGCTGCACTGGAAACGCCACATATCGATCGATTGGCCGCCGAGGGCCTTCGCTTTACCAGCGGGTATTGCTCGGCATCGACCTGCACGCCGACGCGTTACTCATTTTTGACCGGCACTTATGCGTTTCGCGAAGACGGCACCGGCATTGCGCCGCCCAACAGCCCCGCATTAATCCCGGCCGGGACCACCACCATTGCTTCGCTGATGAAGTCGGCCGGATACCACACCGCGGTCATCGGGAAATGGCACTTGGGCCTGGGCACCAAAGACGCCGGGCCTGATTGGAACGGCAAGCTTTCCCCCGGACCGCTGGAGATTGGTTTTGATCATTGCTTTTTGCTGCCGACGACCAACGATCGCGTTCCGCAGGTTTATGTTCAGGACCACCACGTGTTGAACCTGGATCCAGCAGATCCGTTGTGGGTGGGCCAGAAAAAGCCATCTCCCGATCATCCCACCGGCATTTCCCATCGCGACACGCTGAAGATGGACTGGTCGCACGGCCACAATTCGACCATCCACAACGGCATCAGCCGAATCGGTTTCTACACCGGTGGCCACGCGGCCCGTTTTCGTGACGAAGACCTCTCGGACCGCTGGGTCAGTGAATCCAAGCAATGGATCAAAGACCACCAAAGCGAACCATTCTTTCTGTTCTTCGCCAGTCACGACCTGCACGTTCCCCGAGCGGTGCACGAACGCTTCCAAGGCACATCCGGCCTAGGTCCTCGTGGCGATGCCATCGTCGAACTGGACTGGTGCGTCGGCGAACTGATTTCGACATTGAAAGACCTGCAGTTGGACCAGAAAACCATGGTCGTGTTCTGCAGCGACAACGGTCCGGTCTTGGACGACGGTTACAAAGACGACGCGATTGAAAAGCTTGGCGACCATGATCCCAACGGTCCGTTCACCGGCGGAAAGTACAACGTTTACGAGGGCGGCACCCGAACCCCGCTGATCACGTGGTGGCCCGGCACCATTCGTCCCGGCGTATCGGACAAAATCGTTTGCACCGTCGACCTGGCCGCCAGCTGTGCCGCGATGGCCGGCGTTGCGTTGCCCGACGACGCATGCTTGGACAGCTTTGACGTTTCGGACGCACTGCTGGGTGCCGACGACGCTCAGGGCCGCCAATCGCTGGTCCAGCAAGACAACGGCAAAGGCGACAACTACGGCTATCGTGTCGGCGACTGGAAACTGGTCCGCGCGGACAGCAAAAAGGCCAACAACATTCACCTGCGATTGGTCCGGGATCCGATCCCGCAATTCCAGTTGTTCAACTTGGCCGACGATCCGGGAGAAACCAACAACGTGATCGACCAGCACCCAGATGTCGCCCAGCGGATGAAGGCCGAACTGGCCGAATTGATCGCCGCGGGACGCAGCCGCCCGTAG
- the pelA gene encoding pectate lyase produces MLHRRHLHALHLCLSAILILIVSGKSTDAQIRFDKNLLKNDDAWFQSDVARAVADNVIQYQSPQGGWPKSTNLARPPRAPDDIPRPGDGRANSLDNDATTVPMQFLARMAHETGDIRYRDSFLKGVDYLLAAQYPGGGWPQFWPLRKGYYSHITFNDGAMIRVMHLLRDVADGEAPYGFVDGMRRRKAAEAVRLGIECILKCQVVVDGVPTVWCAQHDVKTLAPTQARSYEHPSLSGSESAGVLIFLMSVSDPTPEMMRAVQAGVEWFDSVKIEGYRYNKSQTGLALTKDQQAAPLWARFYEIKSNRPIFSDRDGVIRFDIQEIGGERRGGYSWYGDWGQKVAQEYSQWPHHEGVKKQLRSRSRRIPEHSGASSHRYRAIVSTDIGGTDPDDFQSMVHLLVYSDLLDLEGLVSSPYGEGRMKDILDVIDCYEQDYECLSSYSDKYPNPDILRAITKQGEIERAPYAGVRRPTEGSRWIIDCAHRDDSRPLCLLVWGGLEDVAQALNDAPGILPKLRVYWIGGPNKKWSPDAYQYVVDHHPTLWMIESNATYRGWFTGGDQSGVWGNERFVSEHIKGIGALGNFFVRQKADIKMGDTPSVGWLLNGRLEDPSRPGWGGRYVRAWKRPNLKLNRLPKESDRIEVFGILELVIPAGDAPPDAKATLIVENQRLIGHLADDRTMRFRFCPKAAKQYSFQLESNVASLDGLRGAITACAPEPSVAARPDTRLPNWWTDDLTPSLAEGPHSGAKTVSRWRESYLSDFAGRILRCQRPATVNAAEVTP; encoded by the coding sequence ATGCTTCACCGTCGACATCTTCACGCCCTGCACTTGTGTTTATCCGCGATCCTCATTTTGATTGTTTCAGGAAAGAGTACTGACGCACAAATTCGATTCGACAAGAACTTGCTTAAGAATGATGACGCGTGGTTTCAATCCGACGTCGCTCGGGCAGTTGCCGACAATGTGATCCAATATCAGTCGCCGCAAGGCGGTTGGCCGAAAAGTACGAATCTGGCGAGGCCGCCGCGTGCCCCCGATGACATTCCACGGCCCGGCGACGGTCGTGCAAACAGTCTTGATAACGATGCCACCACCGTGCCGATGCAGTTTCTGGCTCGGATGGCGCATGAAACCGGCGACATTCGGTACCGAGATTCATTTCTAAAGGGTGTCGACTATCTGCTTGCCGCTCAGTACCCGGGCGGCGGCTGGCCTCAGTTCTGGCCGCTGAGGAAAGGATACTACTCACACATCACATTTAATGACGGGGCCATGATTCGCGTCATGCATTTGCTTCGTGATGTGGCGGATGGAGAAGCTCCCTACGGATTTGTCGATGGGATGCGACGACGCAAGGCAGCAGAAGCTGTTCGGCTTGGTATCGAATGTATTTTGAAGTGCCAGGTGGTTGTCGATGGTGTTCCCACTGTGTGGTGCGCACAGCATGATGTCAAGACGCTGGCCCCGACGCAGGCCCGCAGCTACGAACATCCATCGCTCAGTGGTAGTGAAAGTGCCGGTGTATTGATATTTCTGATGAGCGTCAGCGACCCAACGCCCGAGATGATGCGGGCGGTCCAGGCCGGCGTCGAGTGGTTCGACTCGGTAAAGATCGAGGGCTACCGCTACAACAAAAGCCAAACGGGTCTTGCGCTCACCAAAGATCAACAGGCCGCGCCACTGTGGGCTCGTTTCTACGAGATTAAATCGAATCGTCCGATCTTCAGTGATCGCGACGGAGTGATCAGGTTTGACATTCAGGAAATTGGAGGCGAGCGGCGCGGCGGATACTCATGGTACGGAGACTGGGGGCAGAAGGTCGCACAGGAGTATTCCCAATGGCCTCATCACGAGGGTGTGAAAAAACAATTGCGATCGCGATCCAGGCGTATACCAGAGCACAGCGGTGCCAGCAGTCATCGTTATCGCGCGATCGTATCGACCGACATCGGTGGCACGGATCCGGACGACTTTCAGTCCATGGTTCACCTACTTGTCTATTCCGACTTGCTTGATCTTGAAGGGCTGGTTTCGTCGCCATACGGCGAAGGCCGAATGAAGGACATTCTTGATGTGATCGATTGCTACGAACAGGATTACGAATGCCTTTCAAGCTATTCGGACAAATACCCCAATCCGGACATCCTGCGTGCGATCACAAAGCAGGGAGAAATCGAGCGTGCTCCCTATGCGGGCGTAAGACGGCCAACCGAAGGGTCTCGTTGGATTATTGATTGTGCACATCGAGATGATTCTCGGCCGCTTTGTCTCCTGGTCTGGGGTGGGCTAGAGGATGTCGCCCAAGCATTAAACGATGCGCCGGGAATTTTGCCAAAGTTGCGTGTTTATTGGATCGGCGGCCCCAACAAAAAGTGGTCTCCGGATGCTTATCAATACGTCGTTGATCATCACCCGACGCTATGGATGATCGAATCCAATGCAACGTATCGCGGCTGGTTTACCGGTGGCGATCAATCGGGTGTTTGGGGCAACGAACGATTTGTGTCCGAGCACATCAAGGGCATCGGTGCGCTCGGGAACTTCTTCGTTCGGCAGAAAGCCGACATCAAGATGGGCGACACACCGTCGGTCGGCTGGTTGCTTAACGGTCGTCTCGAAGACCCGAGTCGCCCTGGCTGGGGAGGCAGGTACGTTCGAGCATGGAAGCGGCCCAATCTGAAATTGAATCGTCTGCCGAAGGAGTCTGATCGAATCGAAGTTTTCGGGATTCTCGAATTAGTGATACCCGCTGGAGATGCGCCGCCAGACGCAAAGGCGACTTTGATAGTCGAGAATCAGCGTCTGATTGGGCATCTGGCTGACGACAGGACGATGCGGTTTCGGTTCTGTCCAAAAGCCGCGAAACAATACTCGTTCCAGCTCGAAAGCAACGTGGCATCACTGGACGGTTTAAGAGGGGCAATTACGGCCTGTGCACCCGAGCCCTCGGTTGCCGCACGTCCTGATACCAGGCTGCCAAATTGGTGGACGGATGATCTGACACCATCTCTGGCGGAAGGCCCGCACAGTGGGGCAAAGACCGTCAGCCGTTGGCGAGAGTCCTATCTCAGCGACTTTGCCGGCCGCATTCTTCGCTGTCAGCGACCAGCCACAGTAAACGCTGCCGAGGTCACGCCATGA
- a CDS encoding alpha-N-arabinofuranosidase produces MKISFQMRIGVALLLLWGFTHPSHAQTKIVVDATKADSVIAPEIYGQFAEHLGGCVYGGLWVGPDSQIPNERGYRKDVLDALKRLNVPVLRWPGGCFADDYHWRDGIGPRDARPRTLNIYWGGDETNAFGTHEFLDLCEILGCEAYVAGNVGSGTVEEMREWVEYMTSDSNSTLAQMRRMNGREKPWRVKYFGVGNENWGCGGNMTAEYYSDLYRRYATYVRNFSGNRITKVANGPSGRDVPFMDTLVRNAHRQADAFSMHYYVLPGADWNAKGDALNFPESEWFSVMQQTYQVEDLIKDYIAILDEVDPNRRLDLYVDEWGTWYDQAPDAPSALYQQNTIRDAVSAALFFHIFHEHADRITMGNIAQVVNVLQAMILTRDDRMLLTPTYHVFEMYKIHQGAKHIPLDVNSPAYTCTTANEPPTNPSASFKTDANSDKSWSNQVDAISASASLTAEGMINVSLVNTSPTESYLVELAFEGLDLTKANGRVLSAERIDAHNTFDDPEAVQPQVIRNLMTVANTIQITIPPASVSAVTAH; encoded by the coding sequence ATGAAGATTAGTTTTCAAATGCGAATTGGAGTTGCCCTGCTACTTCTGTGGGGTTTCACCCATCCTAGCCACGCACAAACAAAGATCGTTGTCGACGCCACAAAAGCGGATTCCGTCATCGCTCCTGAAATCTATGGGCAATTCGCGGAACACCTGGGAGGCTGCGTCTACGGTGGGCTGTGGGTTGGCCCCGATTCGCAGATTCCCAACGAGCGAGGCTATCGCAAGGATGTTCTGGACGCGCTTAAGCGACTCAACGTTCCGGTTCTTCGTTGGCCGGGCGGTTGCTTCGCAGACGATTACCACTGGCGTGATGGCATCGGGCCGCGCGACGCGAGGCCCCGAACGCTCAACATTTACTGGGGCGGCGACGAGACGAATGCGTTTGGCACGCATGAGTTTCTCGATCTTTGCGAAATACTCGGTTGTGAAGCCTACGTGGCCGGAAACGTGGGTTCCGGCACGGTCGAAGAAATGCGTGAGTGGGTCGAGTACATGACAAGCGACTCGAACAGCACGCTCGCACAAATGCGGCGAATGAACGGGCGAGAGAAACCGTGGCGCGTCAAGTACTTCGGTGTTGGCAACGAGAACTGGGGCTGTGGAGGGAACATGACGGCCGAATATTACTCCGACCTCTATCGACGTTATGCCACATACGTTCGAAACTTCAGCGGCAATCGCATCACAAAAGTCGCGAACGGACCAAGTGGTCGTGATGTACCGTTCATGGATACCTTGGTCCGCAACGCCCACAGGCAAGCCGACGCCTTTAGCATGCACTATTACGTTCTGCCCGGGGCCGACTGGAACGCAAAAGGAGACGCATTGAATTTTCCGGAGTCAGAGTGGTTCTCCGTCATGCAGCAGACGTATCAAGTTGAGGATCTAATCAAGGACTACATCGCGATCCTGGACGAAGTCGATCCTAATCGACGGCTTGACCTTTACGTCGACGAATGGGGGACCTGGTACGACCAGGCCCCGGATGCACCATCCGCACTCTATCAGCAAAACACCATCCGGGACGCCGTTTCAGCTGCTCTGTTCTTCCACATCTTCCACGAACATGCCGACCGAATCACGATGGGAAACATCGCACAGGTCGTCAACGTGCTGCAAGCAATGATCCTGACTCGCGACGATCGAATGCTGCTGACGCCGACGTATCACGTCTTCGAAATGTACAAGATTCATCAAGGCGCAAAGCATATTCCTCTGGACGTGAACAGTCCGGCCTACACGTGCACGACCGCGAATGAACCACCAACCAATCCTTCCGCCAGTTTCAAGACTGATGCAAACTCCGACAAGTCGTGGAGCAACCAGGTGGATGCGATCTCAGCGTCCGCGTCACTGACAGCGGAAGGAATGATCAACGTGTCGCTGGTGAACACATCACCGACAGAGTCCTACCTGGTTGAGTTGGCTTTCGAGGGCTTGGACCTGACCAAAGCAAACGGCCGAGTGCTTAGTGCAGAGCGGATCGATGCTCACAATACGTTTGACGATCCGGAAGCGGTGCAACCACAAGTAATCCGAAACTTGATGACCGTCGCAAACACGATCCAGATCACCATTCCGCCTGCAAGTGTCTCGGCAGTCACTGCTCACTAG
- a CDS encoding M20 family metallopeptidase — translation MTPPPVQPARSAAVGQCCELLESLIRYPTISHTSNVDIHAHIADVLSELGFRVENSTYVDARGVTKSNLAAVRPPVPTATTDAAGTSDGSSRPVDSSFPIESGFAYFCHTDVVPADGWDGPGGDPFAPVITDGRMFGRGTCDMKGSLAVMIQTLRGIAADEQRAPIWVVCTADEEVGFQGAQHLVQHSGAYREMVEAQPLAVIGEPTGLAVYHAHKGITGFTLTSQGRAGHSSTRDGINANIAMVPLLDKLLEIYHRTESDPQYQNDQFDPPTLSWNFGVSDSMNVVNITPPRCKAWCSLRPMPGIDGEDLIDEVRTLAEAQGIQFTRHPGCPPFWCEADQPHIRQLASITGTQPATVCYGTDGGVLTELRSRVVLGPGDIAQAHTSDESISLRQIADGIERFDQIVRHWACGR, via the coding sequence ATGACCCCGCCCCCTGTTCAGCCCGCCCGTTCCGCCGCCGTCGGCCAATGCTGTGAATTGTTGGAATCGCTGATCCGCTATCCGACGATCAGCCACACCAGCAACGTGGACATCCACGCGCACATCGCTGACGTCCTTTCGGAACTGGGGTTTCGCGTCGAAAACAGCACTTATGTCGACGCAAGAGGTGTCACCAAATCCAACCTCGCGGCGGTCAGGCCGCCAGTCCCCACAGCGACGACCGACGCGGCGGGAACATCGGATGGTTCATCACGTCCCGTTGATTCGTCGTTCCCCATCGAATCGGGATTCGCGTATTTCTGTCACACCGACGTGGTTCCGGCCGATGGCTGGGACGGACCTGGCGGTGATCCGTTCGCGCCTGTCATCACCGATGGGCGGATGTTCGGCCGCGGGACCTGTGACATGAAAGGATCATTGGCCGTCATGATCCAAACGTTGCGTGGGATTGCCGCGGATGAACAGCGGGCGCCGATCTGGGTGGTCTGCACGGCGGACGAAGAAGTGGGTTTCCAGGGTGCACAGCACTTGGTCCAGCACAGCGGGGCGTACCGCGAAATGGTCGAAGCCCAACCGCTAGCTGTGATCGGCGAACCGACCGGCCTTGCGGTCTACCACGCTCACAAAGGCATCACCGGGTTCACACTGACCAGCCAGGGCAGGGCGGGGCACAGCAGTACCCGAGACGGCATCAACGCGAACATCGCCATGGTGCCGTTGTTGGACAAGTTGCTGGAAATCTATCACCGCACCGAATCAGACCCGCAGTACCAAAACGATCAGTTCGATCCGCCGACGCTGTCTTGGAACTTCGGCGTCAGCGATTCCATGAATGTGGTCAACATCACGCCGCCCCGGTGCAAGGCTTGGTGTTCGCTACGGCCGATGCCGGGAATTGATGGCGAAGATTTGATCGACGAAGTTCGCACGCTGGCCGAAGCACAGGGCATCCAGTTCACACGGCATCCGGGATGTCCGCCGTTTTGGTGCGAAGCCGATCAGCCCCACATCCGCCAACTGGCATCGATCACCGGCACCCAACCGGCGACGGTTTGCTACGGAACCGACGGTGGTGTGCTGACCGAACTGCGGTCGCGTGTCGTTCTAGGCCCCGGCGACATCGCCCAAGCGCACACCAGCGACGAATCCATTTCGCTTCGGCAAATTGCCGATGGTATCGAACGCTTTGACCAGATCGTCCGCCACTGGGCGTGTGGACGCTGA